From the Burkholderia ubonensis subsp. mesacidophila genome, the window CAGTCTCAGAATTTGTACGACATCCCGACGTAGCTGATGATCGGATCGGCCTTCAGGTCCGATTTCGACTCGGCGAGCGTCGTGCCGTCGGCCGCCTTGATCGTCACCGTCGACGTCGTCTTCAGCGGGATGTAGGTGACCGACGCGACCAGCCCGAAATGCTCGGTGATGTTGTACTGCAGGCCCGCGTTGAACACCGGCTGCCACGACGACGACGCCTTCGCCTCCACCGATGTCTTGCCCGGCTTGCCCGCGCCCGCCGCGAGGATCGCGCCGAGGTTGTCCTGCGTCTGCTTGACGAAGTTCGGGTTGAGCTGCAGGTCGCTGAACCAGTTGTACGACACGCCGAGGCCGAGGAACGGCCGGAACTTCGCGTTCGCCTGCGCGAAGTAGTACTGCAGGATCACCGCCGGGCTCCACTGCCGCACGCTCTTCACGATCGGGTTGACCGACCCGAGCCCGATGTTTTGCGTGCCGAGCGCGCCGGCCGGGCCCGGCGGCTTGATCGTGCCCTGGGCCGACACCTTGAACACCGGCGGCACGCCGGCTACCGACGTGACCGCGATGTGGTCGGTGAGGAAGTGGCTGACCGTGAGGCCGACGGTGTCCGCGCCGCTCGTGCGCAGCCCGGTGCCCGGCGACGTGAACGACGGCGGCAGGCGCAGCGGCGTGTTGATCGGCGTCGGCGCGACGTTGGTCGTCATCGGCGTGCTGCTCTGCTGCGGCATCACGTGGAACCAGCCGAGCGTGACGACGTTGCTGCCGGCGCTTTGCGCGTGCGCCGCGGGCGGCGCCAGCGCGG encodes:
- a CDS encoding OmpW/AlkL family protein is translated as MKNKILLCAAAGVAALAPPAAHAQSAGSNVVTLGWFHVMPQQSSTPMTTNVAPTPINTPLRLPPSFTSPGTGLRTSGADTVGLTVSHFLTDHIAVTSVAGVPPVFKVSAQGTIKPPGPAGALGTQNIGLGSVNPIVKSVRQWSPAVILQYYFAQANAKFRPFLGLGVSYNWFSDLQLNPNFVKQTQDNLGAILAAGAGKPGKTSVEAKASSSWQPVFNAGLQYNITEHFGLVASVTYIPLKTTSTVTIKAADGTTLAESKSDLKADPIISYVGMSYKF